GTGATGGGCACCAAGTTGCGCAACACGCGTAGCTTTTCGGTGCGTACATTCACTCCTTTCAGACCACCGGGGGCATCCATGGCCGCATAAGCCAATAATTGCAAAACATGATTTTGCATCACATCGCGAATGGCCCCGGCCGTGTCGTAGTAGCTGCCGCGGTGGCCCTCCATCCCGACTGTTTCGGCCACAGTTATTTGCACATGGTCGACAAATTCGCAATTCAACAGCGGCTCGAAGATGGCGTTGGCAAACCGAAACGCCATCATGTTGAGCACCGTTTCCTTGCCCAAATAATGATCGATCCGATAAATTTGATCTTCCTGCAAGAAGCGGTGAATATCGGCATCCAATGCGCGGGCACTGGCTAAATCGCGGCCAAACGGTTTTTCAATGACCACTCGATACCAGGGGGTGCCCGGACTGTAGCGATGAATGAGTCCTTGCGCAGAAAGCTGGTCGATTACCGAGGCAAAAAATGTCGGCGACACCGCCAAATAAAAAATCCGATTGCCGGGCATGTGTTGCTGGCTTTCGATGCCGGTAATACGCTTTCCCAAGCTGGCGTAACTTGCAGTATTGGCAAAATCGACCGATTGATACGAAAGCAGCGCGGCAAACTGCTTCCATTCATCGTCGCTGGCCGGCTTTAAGCGGCCGTGATCTTGCACAGCTTTGCGGGCCAAATCGCGGAACTGGTCGTCGCTATATTTTTCGATCGCTACGCCGACAATGGCCATTGGATCGGGCAGAAACTTTCCCTGCCACAACGCAAACAGGGCGGGCAGTATTTTGCGTCCGGATAGATCGCCCGTGGCTCCAAACAGCACTAGGACCGCAGGCTCCTGCGCCGCGGCGGAAGCCACGATTTGTGGAGCAATTTTTGCAGCCGGACCATGAGCACGAATAATTTGAGCGCTTGGCATGAGGATGAAAGGAGGCTTAAGTGAGTGGTGAAAGCATGAATTCAATTCAGTGTTCTATTGGCTTGGGTGTCAGTAATTTTGCCGCTGGCTCATCGAGGAGCCAAGTTAGTTTTCCAGGGATGGGTTGCACGCCGCAGGCAGGATGTTTGTGAACGTCTGGCGGACCCTCTAAAACCTCCTGCACAATCGAAGCTTTTCCCGCGCCTGATACAAGAAACATCACCTGCTGGGCCGCGTTGATCACAGGAAATGTGAAAGTTACCCGATCTACCGGCGGCGGCAAGACTCCGGGTGGGCTGTGTGTCACCCAAGCCTGCTTTTCATCAAGCGTCGGCTTACCTGGAAATAGCGAGGCAGTGTGGCCATCGTCGCCCAAGCCTAGCAAAATCAAATCGAATTGCGGGACTCCATCGGCTGATCGGCTGGAACTGCCGTTAAAGAACTTTCGCAGCGTCGACTCGTAGGCCGAGGCAGTTTGTGCCGGACTTCCGAAGCCTGTCGGAAGGGAGAGAACGTGGGTTGCTTCGATCTGCGCGGGTTTCAGCAGCGATTCCGCCGCTAAGTGGTAGTTACTGCGTGGATCGTCGTGCGGCACACAGCGTTCGTCTCCGAAAAACAACCACGTGTGCGTCCAATCAATCTGTTGGCGGCGCGGATTTTGCGCCAGCAACCGATAAGTCCGCTCCGGGGTTGATCCGCCAGACAAGACCAGCGTAAAACGGCCCCGCTGGGCAATAGCTGTATGCGCGGCGGCCACAATTCGATCCGCGGCATCTGCCGCCAACGCTGCGGCATCGCTGCAAATGACGATTTCCACTCGGCCGGCTGCAACACTCATCCTTGCTTCTCCGTGCAAAGACTGGAGCGGATTAAATCGGAACCGAAGGGCGCTTTACCAAACCGCCTCTCTTTGTATACATTGAGCGGCGATAAGTCTATGAGTCGGCGATGAACTGCGCCGGCTCGCCGTCATGGATGCCAACGACGAAACCCGCCGTCGTCAGGGGGCCCAAGATGCCCAATTACTTGCTGCTCGCCGCCACAGCGGAAAACGTCCTGCAAGACGTTTCCACGCTGCACCCCGTTTCGCCCCCCGCAGACTCGATTCGTTACTTATTTTATTTTGTGACCGCGGTGGGGGCAGGCATT
Above is a genomic segment from Pirellulales bacterium containing:
- a CDS encoding glucose-6-phosphate dehydrogenase; this translates as MPSAQIIRAHGPAAKIAPQIVASAAAQEPAVLVLFGATGDLSGRKILPALFALWQGKFLPDPMAIVGVAIEKYSDDQFRDLARKAVQDHGRLKPASDDEWKQFAALLSYQSVDFANTASYASLGKRITGIESQQHMPGNRIFYLAVSPTFFASVIDQLSAQGLIHRYSPGTPWYRVVIEKPFGRDLASARALDADIHRFLQEDQIYRIDHYLGKETVLNMMAFRFANAIFEPLLNCEFVDHVQITVAETVGMEGHRGSYYDTAGAIRDVMQNHVLQLLAYAAMDAPGGLKGVNVRTEKLRVLRNLVPIT
- the pgl gene encoding 6-phosphogluconolactonase — translated: MSVAAGRVEIVICSDAAALAADAADRIVAAAHTAIAQRGRFTLVLSGGSTPERTYRLLAQNPRRQQIDWTHTWLFFGDERCVPHDDPRSNYHLAAESLLKPAQIEATHVLSLPTGFGSPAQTASAYESTLRKFFNGSSSRSADGVPQFDLILLGLGDDGHTASLFPGKPTLDEKQAWVTHSPPGVLPPPVDRVTFTFPVINAAQQVMFLVSGAGKASIVQEVLEGPPDVHKHPACGVQPIPGKLTWLLDEPAAKLLTPKPIEH